A genome region from Eurosta solidaginis isolate ZX-2024a chromosome 2, ASM4086904v1, whole genome shotgun sequence includes the following:
- the LOC137241505 gene encoding uncharacterized protein yields the protein MAEELKNLMEKLQGGVFFELLKDNGFTIESLRHLKPNHLDILIDKSLFGQRVIFERNLLKWQAEVDEGGTTETYCLSELTPPASSFNSGVRSFYDKSIEDILNETASGKQILKFYENKQNLTPKYRKLLSATVTSYLIDAKICARPYTFDLLSCKIVKYFTKETQETYYHAVKGKKPGGCLYAKYHSSLSKLRADGIILKKRALEESLETNKPNYALPDGKESNDQVWLKYNIEPYDEVLYSNRKMLKALVMPKHFLN from the exons ATGGcagaagaattaaaaaatttaatggagAAACTGCAAGGAGGAGTATTTTTTGAACTTCTTAAAG ATAATGGCTTTACAATTGAAAGCTTACGTCATTTGAAACCAAATCATTTGGATATCCTGATTGACAAATCTCTGTTTGGACAGCGCGTAATATTTGAGAGAAATCTTTTAAAATGGCAAGCGGAAGTA GATGAAGGAGGTACTACAGAGACATATTGCTTATCGGAACTCACGCCACCAGCCTCAAGTTTCAACAGTGGTGTCAGAAGTTTCTACGAT AAATCTATAGAAGATATTCTCAATGAAACAGCTAGTGGAAAACAAATCCTAAAGTTTtacgaaaacaaacaaaatcttACACCGAAATACCGTAAATTATTATCTGCAACTGTGACCAGTTATCTGATTGATGCTAAAATCTGTGCTCGTCCATATACTTTTGATCTATTATCATGTAAAATCGTTAAATATTTTACAAAGGAAACTCAG GAAACTTATTATCATGCTGTTAAAGGAAAGAAACCAGGTggctgtttgtatgcaaaatatcaCAGTAGCTTATCAAAATTGAGAGCAGACGGGATCATCTTAAAGAAGAGAGCATTAGAGGAATCCCTTGAAACGAATAAACCAAATTATGCTTTGCCGG ATGGTAAGGAAAGTAACGATCAAGTTTGGCTGAAGTATAATATTGAACCTTACGACGAAGTG CTCTATTCAAATCGCAAGATGTTAAAAGCTTTGGTAATgccaaaacattttttaaattaa